ACTAACAGCTACATGACTTCTGACACCATCCCTTCTATCCTACCCTTGCTACATTCCCAGCACTCCACTTGATCCTTGTCTCTTATTCACTAAATTGTTTTATGTTATCTACCTCATATGTTCTTGAAGTGGATAGGGTAAAAATGAGTTAGCATGCCTGCTAGTTCTTAAAGGAGCTAACAAATCCAAACAGAAGATGATTGCAATTCCAGTTAACCCAGTCTAAATCTAGTCTCAAGAGAATTTATGCTGAGGTGAGGTATCCTGCTCAAACTCTTGAATCATTTTGGGTAAGGGTCACATAGATTTCTTCTTCCCCATGTCCTTATTCTTCTCAagtctttaaaaaggtaaaaaccaggccagacacagtggctcatgcctgtaatcccagcactttgggaggccaaggtgaagggatcgtttgagcccaggagtttgagacctgcctgggcaacacagcaaaaccccatctccactaaaaatacaaaaattagcggggtgtgatggtgcacacctgtagtctcagttacttgggaggttgaggtggaaggatcatttgagcccaggaggcggaggctgcagtgagctgagatcatgccactcactccagcctgggggatagagaccctctctgaaaagaaaaaaaaaaaagctcagccTGACAGctgtgaaaaaaacaaacaaaccagtcTGAGACCTTAGTTTGTGGAGGCCTTTGGCTGTACCTCAAGGTAGTCAGCTACTGTTAGGAGTAAGAAACTATTAATAGTTCTCAGGACTCCCCCTGGTGGATCCAAATGATACAGACCACTCAGCACCACACACTCCAGATGTCCACCTGTTCCTTTCTTGGCCAACTGTAGATTCCCAATAGCTGACCAGGAAATAACTACTGTGAAGGagacacaaaacaaaatatattacatgACTACCAAGGACAGTTGAACAGTTGTTAAAAGCACAGGCTATGAAGTCAGACACACCAAGGATTAGTGTGCTAGTTCTACCACTTACAAGATCTATGACCTTGGATAAATCATGGTCCCTATCGTCACCCCagtgttaagtaaaataatataactgAAGCACTGCACACAGGACTCAATATTGACAGGGCTTAAAAAGTGAAAGGCAAATGGTGGTACACAGAATGTTAAACTGTAAAAGGTAATCAGTAAGAAAACTGATGAACTTCCCATGAAACAAATCTTTGCAATGAGTTTTAAAACACTAAAGCACCTCTGAGTATCTGTAAAACATGGCCTACCATTAATCAAAGTACAGTTTGATCCCTGAAAAACATAGGTTTGAACTACTGAGTCCACTAACATGAAGTTTTTTTCAACCAAACGCAGATTGAAAATAAGAGTATTCACAGGATGCGAAAACCCAAGCATATGGAGGGTCTTTTCCTATATGTAGGTTCTGCAAAGCCAACTACAGAATTTGAGTATGCATGGATTTTGGTATATGCAGGGGTCCTGGAAGCAATTGCCAGTGTCTGCTGAGGGAAGACTATATAAGAAACTCCATTGTAAGAAAATTGCTGGTTTTGCATTCTAAAATTTGACAAATTACAAAGTAGATGAGCTTACATGCAATGCAAATAGCCAATGAGATTAAAGAGTATCAGTTATCACTAGGTGCTGCTCAAGAATTGACTGTTGCCTTTTATTTCAAACACTGGCACTTCAGTCCCCATCAAGTTTATTAACCCTTTAATCTGCTTTttggttttaaagaaaaaaattggaacaaGACAAATACCAAGTATGTCTATTTCTCAAatggaaaatacatatttaaataaagacCATACTGCACACCAAAGGTAAAACAAATACTTTTATTGCACATTTATAAAATCTGCATAGTTGTATCAAGAGTTCTTCCCTTTCATGATTCcattaatctttaaaatttgGTTAAAACACAATATCCAATCAgaagccttttaaaaatcatcagtGGGAAGTATTtctctacatatacatatatgtagtttTGCATATGTATGCTGCTTTTTTCtttcgcttttttttttgttgtttttgttttttttaaacaaacccACATCCCTTACTTTTAAGGGCAAAAAAgaaggccgggtatggtggctcgtctgcaatcccagactttgggaggctgaggcaggcggatcacgtgaggccaggagttagagatcagcctggccaatatggtgaaaccccatctctactaaaaatacaaaaattagccaggtgtggtggcacacgcctgtaattccagctattcgggagactgaggcacgagaatcacttgagcccaggagacggagtttgcagtgagctgagactgcgccactgaacgccagcctgggcgacccagtaagactgtctcaggaaaaaaaaaaaaaaaaaagaggaaaaaagaggaggTGAACCAAAATAGTCTTTGGACCAGCAGAAGCCTTATCGACTGTTTTTGACAATTTTTAGGTATTAGAAAATTTTACCTAAATGCCTAACAACTATTAATGCATGATCTTCAGTCAAGTTACACAATGCTGTTCTGTCTAAAGTCCTTAAcgctttcctttctttcactgAGGACTGAGTATgaggttttctggtttatttaaaagatagaaaagaaaggagagacaggTCTCTTTTGACTTTTCAACATCTTACTGCCATGTGATCTTATATTCTACCCACATATAAAAGGGCGCGGTTCCTCAGCAACCCATTTTGTCATCTCCTGTCAAGAGTCAGGTAAGGTTTGTATTTCTAATCTCTTGcagttaagaatttttaaatgtcatctgTATTTGATAAAATAACTAGTAGATGTTCATCTGGTTTAGGTTCTCATGAATCATTCTTCTATTCTGCTGTCCAAAATATTTATGCCTGaaggataattttaaaagtggCAAGAGGCTTAGAAAAGCCTAAGCATTGTTGTAGGTACAAGGCATTTCAGGTCTTCTGGCGTAATTCAACACCTTAATACACTGCTTTCTGCCTTTTCTAGTGAAAtagcttttataattttgtaCCTAAAAAgtgcaattttattttcaatcctTCTTTACACATGCAGCATGGTTGGGGTCTGAATCGGAATCTTATGTGCCCATCTAATGCTCTTCCCAAGGTGAGCACTGTGACAACGAACTTCTGTGCAAGAGGCAGGCAGCCAGAAACCAAAATGGCCTTGAACATGTGGGAGCTTATTTCACTGTCACAGTTGAAACTCCTTGAATTGACTCCATGACAGCTGCAAATCGGCTACATAGGTCATAAGGAGAATTGGGTCGAATAGTTGGAGGCTCCTTCAAGACGATGATTTCTGCAGAAGGATCTAAAAGTCTGGGTAGAAACTCCCCTAGGCACAGCTGCAGATTTTCTGTGGAGGGAAAACAGATGTTACATATACAGCTAAACAGATCTCTGAGTAAAGGTGAATAAGCCTGAAAGGCCTTCAATTAGCCCCTTACCTAACCTCAAACATCAAAGCATTATGCTGGCCAGCTACTAATAAATGATTATTCCTTCAGGCCAAACCAGGAGCAAAGGCAAATAAACCAAACTTTAGCTCACTGCTTTAGGCCACCTGATGCTGGCAAAATAACACTACATAATTACTTAATTATGAAAGGGTCTTCTAACCAATTGTCTTCTTAAAATACAAGGAAGTAGATATGATACTCTAATATAGATATGAtggtaatattttctttcaaatgtttacaatatatccatgtatacACACGGTTTTAAATCAGGGGTGTACAATCttctggcttccctgggccacacatGAACCTCACTAACAATGGCTGacgagctttaaaaaaaaaaaactcataatgctttaagaaagtttacaaatttgtctTGGGCttcaggttggacaagcttggtctaaataaaaactgaagacaGTAAAGGGAAAGACATAGCAACTAGctattacagaattttaaaataaatactatcaaCTTAAACACTTGAACAAgtcaatggaattttttttttttttttttttttttttttttttttttaagatagggtctcactccattgcccaagctggagtgcagtggtatgatctcgggtcactgtagcctcagcctcccagactcaagcaatcctctcacctcaggctcctgagtagctaggactacaggtgcacaccactatacccagctaagttttcattttttgtagaggcaggttctcactatgttgcccaggctggtctcgaactcctgggctcaagtgagccacccacctcggtctcccaaagtgctgggattacaggcgttagccactgtgcccagccccatcaATAGAATATCTTTATGTCAGTGAGAAACTAACAAAGAGGATTCATATCAGAATATATACCAATTTTCCAAGTCTACTGAACTCACCTAAAAACAACCAGCTTTAGGTTCCCTCCTCAAGATGCTTTAAACAAGTAAGGATATTCCACTAATAAACTAATTTTGAAGTCATCATAGTTAATATGTTATGTAACTTCAAGCCACAGAAAAATTTAGTCAAGGCTCCCTCCCATAACCATACtctgcatgaattttttttttttaatttttttaaatttttttaatggagtctcattccgtggcccaggctggattgcactggtgctatcttggctcactgcaaactccgccacccaggttcacaccattctgcctcagcctcccgagtagctgggattacaggcacccgccaccacacctgactaatttttgtatttttagtagagacggggtttcgccttgttggccagacttggtcttgaactcctggtctcaagtgatctgcccacctcggcctctcaaagtgctggaattacaggtgtaagccactgtgcccagtcagatTTTGATTTTTCAATTATAAAAGAGTTCATCTTTTGGCACATGAGAGAGTAATGGAAGTCTGACATTCCTGGAGAGCAGTGACTTTTTTCAAACCAGGCTTGTTGGCTGCCCATGGAGGTGATTTGGCAGTCACGGGGAAGTTAAAGGGAGGTTAAGAGGGGCAGAGGCCCAGGTTCCCTCCTCTTGTTTCAATAGAGCAGAAccatttttaatttacttatatGCTAGAAGGTTCCAATTCCTTAAAAAGGTTTGGCAACCAGTGCTATCAAGTGAGAACACTGCAATTTCTAGAATTCTCAAAACCTTACAATACTATTAGCAAGAGCATATACCTGCAATATCTTGCCCAAGGTAAGAGCACCAATGGTTTCTCATGACCTCAATGGCATCCAGGTCATCCTTGGAAATGTCGTTATTAATGATAAGGTGAATGCAGGGGATGATCAGTTCATTCATCACATTAATGCCCTCAGTTACAGAGTGAtcatcatttgtttcaaagagaGAAGCTGCTTTGGCATTCAGCTCCTACAGATAAAAGGTAGAATTAGGTGGGAAAAAGTCTGAAAAAGATAAATATCTCTTTAGTAACAGCCTAAACAAGGGGTTCCCAAACTTTACTGCACATTGGATATACTTAGGGATCTTTAAAAACTACTGATGCCTGGTTCCCACTCCTGATATGCTGACTTAATTAGTGTTCAGATGACCGGGACATTGGGATTTTATGAAAGCTCCCAAAGTGATTCTAGTGTAGCAAAGTTTATGACCCACTGGCCTAAACTTGTAAGTCAAGGTCATGCTTAACACCTGTTTCAACCAAAGACCCGTTCACTGGTTCTCCATCTCCTctgagcatcagaatcacctgcagaAGACACCCTGCTGCCCAGGGTCTTTCTCAGGGATTCTGGTTTAACTGTCTAGGGAGAGGCCTGAGCTTCACAACTGTCTGCAAGCTCCCTAtatgattctgatgcacactagGGGTTGGGATAATGGAAAGAGTCTAAATTCCTATTGCTGCATTACTTCAGAAGCTGAGTAGGATATTCAAAATGTCAATCTATTTGgtgacttaaaatataaaaacatggcTCTAATAATATTCAGATCCATCAAATCAACAAGATCCCTTTTCAGTTTCAAAGTGGCCCTGCCACACCTATAAACTAACACAGATGTCAAAGtataaatcagaaaacaaagcTATTGAGTGTATGTCATGACTTAATCTCACCCATCCAGTATGAACAACGTCAAGGCAGTGGTAGAAACATTGCCCTGACTTCTGTGAAGGGCAAATTTGCTGGGTACTGgtgaaaacacacacaagcccACAGTCTGAAGGCAGGCCACCGCTTTACAGTTCTCTGAAGGACACACATCACATAAACCCCTGGGGAGGCACGGGGATGTAGGTCTGCCTTTCCATGTAGTTTTACAGTGCAAATCAGGCCAGGAGAGAGTTAGTCTTCACTACTATATGACAATGATGTTATCAAAACAGCAGGACCAATTCTTACAGTTcctacctttatttttaaaaaatggagtgtCTTAGAAGTCACTAAAACTTTCACCTACCAACTTAAACGTGAACATGGAAAAAATGCTGCATTCCTTCCACACACATTTATTACATGCTTCCTACATGACAGGCACAGAGGAAATGGCTGAGTGAGAAAAGGATCTGTGCTCAAGTAATTTAGAACCTAGTAGGAAAGCAATGTGACAAAATCTATAATGCAGGCATACATGAAGGGCACACAGAGGGATGACTAATTCTCACCTTAACGTCTATCAGTTATCATTGAAGAAGAATGACATTCGCTAAAAGTAACTGAAAAAGAAACCTGTTCCAATGTAAAACTGTTCATGGGATTTGGGCAGGGGGCGGGGAGGAATCTACAACCTGCTGAAGATACTGTTTTGAAAGCCGTATCTTTTCCTGGCTTCAAGGAGCAGaggtaaacaacaaaaaaaccttacGGCTTTACAAACAGTACAAACCAGAAGGCATTTTCTTCGGTATAGAGCAATCACGGATTCCTTGACCCCCCGGCGGGGCCCCTTCATCAGCAGGGCGGCATTGCTCTGGTAGGCATACACCAGGTAGGAAAGTGCCTCTTGGTACCTtagaaaaatgggagaaaaacaaCAGCTGAGTGCTCTTTTACCAAAATCTAGGGCTTAGACCTCACTTTTCCCCATTTCAAGAATCTACTTGGCTGCAATTATGAAAAAGTGAAGGGCCAAAGACTGTAGCCAGTCTCAGCTCTTCTACAAATTGGCCTAGCCATCCAAAGCAAATCATGAAACTTCCCTAGGCCTCAGATtttcccatctctaaaacaaggAGTGCTCACTAGGGTCCATGTCAactcaaaaattaattttctgagTTCATCTTCATTGATCACAAAGACAGTCTGGCACAACATCTCTCTCAGCTAATACATCTCATTATGTGAAGGATGAAAAACCATGTGTGATGTTTAGAGCAAAACTGAAGCACTGGAAGAGAAGAGGCACACTAGTGTATGTGACAAGGGAGGTTATGCCTGGCTGTGACTCTTTAGTATTCCCAGGTAGGCATCTATAGAGAACAGCATCCTGACTAATAACCTTGGTAAAATAAAAGGCCAACATACTTTCCTTTTTGATAGAGTTCTAGGCCTGTTAGTAGATACACAGACACTTTTCGGAACAAACTATAATCTTCATGCCACTTCTGAAAAAGAATGactactattaataattatgatCATAATAAATTGTTAGTGTCCTTTCCATCTAAGTTTTAAAttcattacaaatatttattgagcacatctGGCTAAccacaaaaataacaaacaaaagcTTTCAGATAAAAACCTACTCAACATTTAATATAAAAGTCTACCATTGACCTTAATTTTCAATGTTCTGTTCCTTTCACTTGAGTAACAGAAGTATTTATTTCCTACGAGCTTTGGATTTTATCCTAACAGCTATGCCAAAGATAGTCAGCTCTAACTTAAGTGAATGACCTCTTTAGGACTGGTAAAACCATCCAGATACTGAAAATAAGGAAGGACACGGACATTTCTAGTCATACAGAGCAATGTTCAAGTTGAGTAAGTGTGGTGAATACACCTTGGGTGGTATATAACATTGTTTTACATAGGATGCAATTGAAAACGTGTAGCTATGTATttcaatgcatatttttaaaaatgtatcatttaaaacaaaccaaaagcatGATTTCAAGAATTTTACTGCCTAGGACAAGGCTAAAATAGGTATTTAAGGGAAGTGCTGATTCACTCTAactgaagaatgaaaataaagagacCTACTATTCTGAGGACAAGAAAATATCATTTATCCATTCTTTACTACGATTTTTGGGGGAAAGTGGGAGAACAAGTCAGTTTGTGATAGCACAAAATCGTTCATTTTGCCTTAGGTACCATTTACCTCAGGAATTAATGCTTTTGCTCTATAGACTTAAAAGAAAAGACTTTACCTTGTACTCTTCCATATTCATGTCATCTGGACCAATTTCCTTCAGTTTCGCTTGAGCCACCTTCATAATGCTGATTGATCTGTGTGGGACAAAGTTCAGAAAGCAATGAAAGGGCACAGGGCAAAACTTCCCCAACAGAGGAGTCGGTCTAGCCTGACCCAGACCAAGGAGGAATTCAcctgaatattttcttctcacCTTTCATCATAGCTAAGATTTTTATCTGCAAACTGTTCCAGTAGGGTTCGTTCTACTACCCTTTTAGGTGCTTCATTTTGGAAAAAGTAGACAAGGACATGTTGAAGTCGAGGATCACTGTGAGAGGTGGGGGTCTCTTTGGCAAGCTGATAAAGCCTGGAGTATTCTTCATGGAATGCCTATTAAGGGCAGAATCAATAGTTAGAAAATAGTGTGCTGTGGGCTTCTGCACTCAGAAATTGATGACTTAGGAGCTAGGCAGTCTCTTAACTCTAAAAAAAGCAACTATGGAATATTTAAGTCTCTCGCATTTCATAAGGGATGAAACTGTTAGCATTCTGGCACCAAAAgcatactgtattttttttttttgggggtatgtgagacagggtctcactttgtcacccaggctggagtgcagagccatgatcacagctcactgcagccctgaactcctgggctcaggtgatcctcccacctcagcctcccaagtagctgggactacaggcatacatcaccatgcacagttaatttttgtattttttatagagatggggtttcaccatgttgcccaggctggtctcgaactcctgagctcaagcaatccacccaccttggcctcccaaagtgctggcattacaggcatgagccactgcgcccagcctgctgtTCTCTTAAGAAATTCAGTTTTCTCATGAAgttctcagaaaaacaaatatttagttttaatttttataaaaggaagaTCCTTACGTGTCAATGACTTAAACTTTAAGCATCTATACAAATGCAATTTTACTCAAGTATGTTTAAAAACATGGCCCGCTTTGTTACGGCCTCAAAATTACAAAGGCACAATCTAAGTCGGTGTTACTAGCAGACAACTCctaacaacaacaatgaaaagcCCTCTAGGCTAGGTGCCACAGAGAATGCTACCGCTAGCCAAGGCTGGGTGAGGGTCAAGAGAAGAGAAGCGAACAGCTTGTTCATCAGTTGGACAGGAAAGGGAGTTTCATATCTCACTTCACggaagacttttttttattttttggagacagggtcccactctgtcacccagactggaatgtagtggcacaatcatggttcattgaagccttgaacacctgggcttaagtgatcctcctgcctcagcctccaaattagctgggactacaggcatgtgctaccatgcccagctaattaaaaaaaaaaaatccttagtagagatgggggggtctcactatgttgaccaggctggttttgaactcctggcttcaagcaagcctcctcctgggcctcccaaagtgcttaattacaggtgtgagccactgtgcgcccagtccttttttttttaaatttttttattttttaagagataggatcttgttatgttgcccaggctggagtgcagtggtgcaatcacagtacatttcagcttccaactcctgggctcaagtgagcctctacttcagcctcctgagtagctgggactacatgcacacaccaccacacccagccttaatcCCATTTTTTCCCTTCTTATAGAATTATTTCCCCAATATTATGATGCCTGTGTTGTaagaattagaattttaaaaacattgataCCTTAATCAGCCCTGCTTCAGACCCATCTCGGTCAAAGGTCTGACGGGCTTTAGCTATGGCCAGGATGACCCCTTGCATGGCAGGGCTCAGCATCACCTACCACAAGGGGGcacaaaacacagagagaaaggagagaagaaaggttCAGCAGAAGACTGTATGAAAGCAGGCTGAACAGAGTGCTAAAGGGCAGTAGAGCAGTGTGCTCTTTGGCTAACATGTATTGCAAGCTGAGTTTCACACACCCATTCCTATGTGCACCCACCACCTCTGTCCTTCTATATAATGTCAACACCCTGCCCAAGACAAGCTATTCCTACACTATATGTTCTAATTTAGTAGGATGAAGAAAGATGTACGCCTAAAAATATCTCCCAATATGGCACTGCTGAAGAATTAAGTTAAATTATAGTTCTCAGAGGGGAAGTGTCTAAGGTCAGAATTCCAATTTAGTTCTGTACTTTGGGTGTATAtcttacacacacaaatactttaGTTTTACTAGGATgaacaatacatttaaaagagtCTGGAAACTAGGGACTATAAAAATATGACTCCATAAAGTGAAAActtttcaaggatttttttttgcgGGGATGGGGAGatagactctcgctctgtcacccaggctggagtgcaatggtgcgatctcagctcactgaaacctgcgcctcccggattcaagcggttctcctgccttagcctcccaagtagctgggattacaggtgcacaccaccacacccagctaatttttgtatttttagtagacaggtttcaccatgttggccaggctggtcttgaactcctgacctcaagtgatccacccactttggcctcccaaagggctgggatcacAGCGTGTGCCTCCATGCCCGGCCttgtcaatgatttttttttaaataccccacaggaaaaaaatagaaatctgagAGACAGAATTCATTACTGTTTACGTGCAGTGCAATTGAAGAGGAGACAGACAACAAATAACCTGGGGTTCTATAGCTTCTTCCTAAAgctttagaattaaaaataactttaaccCACATTTGTTCAGCTCACTGGACAACTGAAAAATTTATATCTGGAAGTAAAATAatggactaatatccagaaaaaaagattccctACTTTAAATTAGAGGCAATCTTTCATCCATAATACCAAAAATAGaagtaaattttacttttctgagcAATCTAGACTCTGCAGTGGCCCCATTAAGTATAGGCCTGGGTAGATACACATATGCTAGGAGCGCTATACAATAGAAACACAGCTATCTTTTAAATAATGGTAACTAAGGTTAAAACCAAATAGCCTTTCTTGACAATCATTTGTTGCAATGAGAAAATATCAGCTATTGGCAGATACCTTAAAACAGtcacaagagaaggaaataaagactgACAACAAACAGCTAAATCCTGCACTCATCTCTGTACCTCCTCATCATATCCATCTGCATCAGATCTAACCAGAATCCTTCCCACACTGGGAATCTCGACTTCAGAGACCTCAGAATTAGGCTGGGCAGTAGACTCTGCATCATTAGCCTTTGGGGGCTGTTCTGACTGCTCTGCAAGGTTTGTTTCCTGGGGCATGGGCTTCTTGGGTTCAGCTTCTTTAAGCTGTGGCAGCAGAGTTGGgagaaagagtaagaaaaaacaggagaaataaaaaggGGTTGGTTAAATGCAGCAGAGACACAGAATAACAGAAATGTGAGGAAACTGGCCCTTGCTGCTGAAAGCCCGGCCCTCCtgaacttggacttcccagtcaTTCTCACCTCACTCAGTGCCGCTTCTACACCGCTCTTCTCATAGGCACGGGCTGTGTTTGCAATAGCCTGGGCAGTTTGCTCCTTTACAATCACAGCATGCTCAGATGACAAGCAGCGAACCCCATGAGAAGAGGCTACTGAAGGCTCTGATAAAGAATTGTACAAAGGTCTTAGCATCTGACAATAAATAGTCTAGAACGCTCAGATAAAAAGCAAGCAGAATGGATACAGTTTAATATACAACCCTGTTAACATAGCTTTTTACAAAGCCTATGCAGATTTTCCCTAGAAATTAATAACTATAAGAAATGGCTACTTCAGCAAGAACTCTGATAAAGTCTGCAAATTTTGAACCCACAGATAAGTCTGTAAAATTTAATGCACTCCCAACTTTGTCATATTTGTATACATTAAGAAAACTTTCTACAAACAAGCATCTTTCAGGAAGATCACCTTTGGAGAATGGTTTTCATAAAGTCTACCTATTAATCCTATCATAGTTTCTCCCATAACCTGGGAAATAAGCAAAACTATATATACAGTGAAGGTCACAGGTAGTCTTTCTGATACTGCTTCTGTTCATCAGAAATCATATTTTAATGCCACAATTCATTCCATCAGGTTGTACCTGGCATACCAACTGTATATGAAATATACTGTGAAGACTGTGGCATCACCTAGCCAGTTGAAGGGTATAGGGCTGGCTAGGGGAGTACAGCATGAGACGTTACTGGATCACTGGCATAAATGCCTTCTCAGATACCTTGCGATGTAGAGAAGTCCTGTGATGAGGAGTTGGTGGAGGACTCCATTTGAGGGATTTTGCAAGACTGCTCTTCTTCCCACTCCTCTACTTCCTGCTCAAACCGCCAGTTATCCTCCTGAATGTAATGCTTGAGTTCCACAGATAGGGCTTCCACTTCTGACATTTGATCTGATTCATTAGGGGCTGCCTCTGaggaaaagcaaagataaaattaaaagatcACAAGGAAACAAAGATCACAAGGAACCAAAATATcctttttagaaaagaagaaagcagtgTATTTCATCTTTATCTTACTCCTAACTAAAAACCATACACATATAATCCATCAGAAATGCAGGCTGAGTAactcttatccaaaatgcttgggactagaagtgttttggatttcaaagtttttttcagattttagaaaatCTGCACCATTAGTTACAGCTGAGCTGTAATCCAAAAATTCaacatctgaaattcaaaatgctccaatgagcattccCTTTCAGCATCATGTAATGAAAAAGGCTTATAAAGTTTTGaggattttggagcatttgggATTTTGGATATTCACATGTGGCATGCTCAACCTGTATGGACAAAGTAAGGACAACAATCAATAACAGTGCCTGACATTTAGTAGGCACTCATTAAACATCTGCTAAGTGAATGAATAATACAGAATTAAAGATATGgaaagtgggccaggtgcagtggctcatgcctgtaatcccagaactttgagaggccaaggcaggcagatcacttgaggtaggagttcaagaccagcctggccaacatg
This portion of the Macaca mulatta isolate MMU2019108-1 chromosome 14, T2T-MMU8v2.0, whole genome shotgun sequence genome encodes:
- the USP28 gene encoding ubiquitin carboxyl-terminal hydrolase 28 isoform X26; this encodes MVEGDVELLPSDHSVKYGQERWFTKLPPVLTFELSRFEFNQSLGQPEKIHNKLEFPQIIYMDRYMYRSKELIRNKRECIRKLKEEIKILQQKLERYVKYGSGPARFPLPDMLKYVIEFASTKPASESCPPESDTHMTLPLSSVHCPVSDQTSKESTSTESSSLDVESTFSSPEDSLHKSKPLTSSRSSMEMPAQPAPRTVTDEEINFVKTCLQRWRSEIEQDIQDLKNCIASTTQTIEQMYCDPLLRQVPYRLHAVLVHEGQANAGHYWAYIYNQPRQSWLKYNDISVTESSWEEVERDSYGGLRNVSAYCLMYINDKLPYFNAEAAPNESDQMSEVEALSVELKHYIQEDNWRFEQEVEEWEEEQSCKIPQMESSTNSSSQDFSTSQEPSVASSHGVRCLSSEHAVIVKEQTAQAIANTARAYEKSGVEAALSEVMLSPAMQGVILAIAKARQTFDRDGSEAGLIKAFHEEYSRLYQLAKETPTSHSDPRLQHVLVYFFQNEAPKRVVERTLLEQFADKNLSYDERSISIMKVAQAKLKEIGPDDMNMEEYKKWHEDYSLFRKVSVYLLTGLELYQKGKYQEALSYLVYAYQSNAALLMKGPRRGVKESVIALYRRKCLLELNAKAASLFETNDDHSVTEGINVMNELIIPCIHLIINNDISKDDLDAIEVMRNHWCSYLGQDIAENLQLCLGEFLPRLLDPSAEIIVLKEPPTIRPNSPYDLCSRFAAVMESIQGVSTVTVK
- the USP28 gene encoding ubiquitin carboxyl-terminal hydrolase 28 isoform X25, whose amino-acid sequence is MVEGDVELLPSDHSVKYGQERWFTKLPPVLTFELSRFEFNQSLGQPEKIHNKLEFPQIIYMDRYMYRSKELIRNKRECIRKLKEEIKILQQKLERYVKYGSGPARFPLPDMLKYVIEFASTKPASESCPPESDTHMTLPLSSVHCPVSDQTSKESTSTESSSLDVESTFSSPEDSLHKSKPLTSSRSSMEMPAQPAPRTVTDEEINFVKTCLQRWRSEIEQDIQDLKNCIASTTQTIEQMYCDPLLRQVPYRLHAVLVHEGQANAGHYWAYIYNQPRQSWLKYNDISVTESSWEEVERDSYGGLRNVSAYCLMYINDKLPYFNAEAAPNESDQMSEVEALSVELKHYIQEDNWRFEQEVEEWEEEQSCKIPQMESSTNSSSQDFSTSQEPSVASSHGVRCLSSEHAVIVKEQTAQAIANTARAYEKSGVEAALSELKEAEPKKPMPQETNLAEQSEQPPKANDAESTAQPNSEVSEVEIPSVGRILVRSDADGYDEEVMLSPAMQGVILAIAKARQTFDRDGSEAGLIKAFHEEYSRLYQLAKETPTSHSDPRLQHVLVYFFQNEAPKRVVERTLLEQFADKNLSYDERSISIMKVAQAKLKEIGPDDMNMEEYKKWHEDYSLFRKVSVYLLTGLELYQKGKYQEALSYLVYAYQSNAALLMKGPRRGVKESVIALYRRKCLLELNAKAASLFETNDDHSVTEGINVMNELIIPCIHLIINNDISKDDLDAIEVMRNHWCSYLGQDIAENLQLCLGEFLPRLLDPSAEIIVLKEPPTIRPNSPYDLCSRFAAVMESIQGVSTVTVK
- the USP28 gene encoding ubiquitin carboxyl-terminal hydrolase 28 isoform X27, which encodes MVEGDVELLPSDHSVKYGQERWFTKLPPVLTFELSRFEFNQSLGQPEKIHNKLEFPQIIYMDRYMYRSKELIRNKRECIRKLKEEIKILQQKLERYVKYGSGPARFPLPDMLKYVIEFASTKPASESCPPESDTHMTLPLSSVHCPVSDQTSKESTSTESSSLDVESTFSSPEDSLHKSKPLTSSRSSMEMPAQPAPRTVTDEEINFVKTCLQRWRSEIEQDIQDLKNCIASTTQTIEQMYCDPLLRQVPYRLHAVLVHEGQANAGHYWAYIYNQPRQSWLKYNDISVTESSWEEVERDSYGGLRNVSAYCLMYINDKLPYFNAEAAPNESDQMSEVEALSVELKHYIQEDNWRFEQEVEEWEEEQSCKIPQMESSTNSSSQDFSTSQEPSVASSHGVRCLSSEHAVIVKEQTAQAIANTARAYEKSGVEAALSEAFHEEYSRLYQLAKETPTSHSDPRLQHVLVYFFQNEAPKRVVERTLLEQFADKNLSYDERSISIMKVAQAKLKEIGPDDMNMEEYKKWHEDYSLFRKVSVYLLTGLELYQKGKYQEALSYLVYAYQSNAALLMKGPRRGVKESVIALYRRKCLLELNAKAASLFETNDDHSVTEGINVMNELIIPCIHLIINNDISKDDLDAIEVMRNHWCSYLGQDIAENLQLCLGEFLPRLLDPSAEIIVLKEPPTIRPNSPYDLCSRFAAVMESIQGVSTVTVK